From Actinoplanes oblitus, a single genomic window includes:
- a CDS encoding radical SAM protein: protein MTVIPLPLWQPALLGTALPDGRVRCELCPHECVLAPGESGRCAVRRNDGGVLRTAAGSPAVAHLDAIERKPFYHAWPGRKVLTVAGPGCSFRCNYCLNYRLSQFGRDPAVPWTGSAAEPAAIVARADRERAAIGLSYSEPSLAVELTLELADRAAPHDLPILWKSNGFLTAAGADLVAPVLAAVNIDVKAATDAAHRRLTGAPLGPVLDTVRRLRAAGVWVEISTPLIPGISDRESDLRAIAGRLAEIDQTMPWHLLRFTPEYRMLRQDPTAPESLRRAREIGREAGLRFVYVERALGPEGRNTRCPGCDRELIARGLWETLSVTLAGGACPHCRASIPGRW, encoded by the coding sequence ATGACCGTGATCCCGCTTCCGCTCTGGCAGCCGGCGCTGCTCGGCACCGCGCTGCCGGACGGCCGGGTGCGGTGCGAGCTGTGCCCGCACGAGTGTGTGCTGGCGCCCGGCGAGAGCGGCCGGTGCGCGGTGCGCCGCAACGACGGCGGGGTGCTGCGCACGGCGGCCGGGTCGCCGGCCGTGGCGCATCTGGACGCGATCGAGCGCAAGCCGTTCTACCACGCCTGGCCGGGGCGGAAGGTGCTGACCGTCGCCGGTCCCGGGTGCAGTTTCCGCTGCAACTACTGCCTGAATTACCGCCTTTCCCAGTTCGGGCGGGATCCGGCCGTACCGTGGACCGGGTCCGCGGCGGAGCCGGCGGCGATAGTGGCCCGGGCGGACCGGGAGCGGGCGGCGATCGGCCTGTCCTACTCGGAGCCGAGCCTGGCCGTCGAGCTCACCCTGGAGCTGGCCGACCGGGCCGCGCCGCACGACCTGCCGATCCTCTGGAAGAGCAACGGCTTCCTCACCGCCGCCGGCGCGGATCTGGTCGCGCCGGTGCTGGCCGCGGTGAACATCGACGTCAAGGCGGCCACCGACGCGGCGCACCGGCGCCTGACCGGGGCGCCGCTGGGGCCGGTGCTGGACACCGTGCGGCGGCTGCGCGCGGCCGGGGTGTGGGTGGAGATCAGCACCCCGCTGATCCCGGGAATCAGCGACCGGGAATCCGATCTTCGCGCGATCGCCGGTCGGCTGGCCGAAATCGATCAAACAATGCCGTGGCATCTGCTGCGTTTCACGCCGGAATACCGGATGCTGCGGCAGGATCCGACGGCGCCGGAAAGCCTGCGCCGGGCGCGGGAGATCGGCCGCGAGGCGGGTCTGCGATTCGTGTATGTGGAACGGGCGCTCGGCCCGGAGGGACGTAATACCAGGTGTCCGGGTTGTGACAGGGAATTGATAGCCCGAGGCCTGTGGGAGACACTGTCAGTCACGCTCGCCGGTGGGGCGTGTCCCCACTGCCGCGCGTCTATTCCGGGGCGTTGGTGA
- a CDS encoding JAB N-terminal domain-containing protein: protein MQPSLDIYRSDDYVSVGRLDLLAVLQAAFERMLGQRLDDTEFQLTFHRINDDQRPSGRPSVVNLQRAFGYVHVRITRDGKVLYQHLHSLRELMTGPLRALLSRLAPEETHWGFGISGIPEAPRKPSPSDARLIAAAAGAEEPAMSRVEELPDEEAPEADGTRLGAPPDAGDDLAVVLAGAAYRKLTAELPHSTEVESGGFLVGRLCRDTSRAGRHLVLIDDVLPAQRTAASTVRLTFTAESFLRANHALSRRPGDRLLGWWHTHLFPATDRFGLSSADVELHLRTYRRPWQVAGLLNLDDGGWTLRFYARRGRELALIPYGVSG, encoded by the coding sequence ATGCAGCCGAGCCTGGACATCTACCGGTCCGACGACTACGTCAGCGTCGGCCGGCTAGACCTGCTCGCCGTGCTGCAGGCCGCCTTCGAGCGGATGCTCGGCCAGCGGCTCGACGACACCGAGTTCCAGCTCACCTTCCACCGGATCAACGACGATCAGCGGCCCTCCGGCCGGCCGTCGGTGGTCAACCTGCAACGTGCCTTCGGGTACGTGCACGTCCGGATCACCCGCGACGGCAAGGTGCTCTACCAGCACCTGCACTCGCTGCGCGAGCTGATGACCGGGCCACTGCGGGCGCTGCTCAGCCGGCTCGCCCCGGAGGAGACGCACTGGGGGTTCGGGATCAGCGGCATCCCGGAGGCGCCGCGGAAACCGTCGCCGTCGGACGCCCGGCTGATCGCGGCGGCGGCCGGCGCGGAGGAACCGGCCATGTCGCGGGTCGAGGAGCTGCCCGACGAGGAGGCGCCGGAGGCGGACGGGACGAGACTGGGCGCGCCGCCGGACGCCGGTGACGACCTGGCGGTGGTGCTGGCCGGGGCGGCGTACCGGAAGCTGACGGCGGAGCTGCCGCACTCGACCGAGGTGGAGTCGGGCGGCTTCCTGGTCGGCCGGCTGTGCCGGGACACCAGCCGGGCCGGGCGGCATCTGGTGCTGATCGACGACGTGCTGCCGGCGCAGCGCACCGCCGCCTCCACGGTCCGGCTCACCTTCACCGCGGAGAGCTTCCTGCGGGCCAACCACGCGCTGTCCCGGCGGCCCGGCGACCGGCTGCTCGGCTGGTGGCACACCCACCTGTTCCCGGCCACCGACCGGTTCGGGCTCTCCAGCGCCGACGTGGAGCTGCACCTGCGGACGTACCGGCGGCCGTGGCAGGTGGCCGGGCTGCTCAACCTCGACGACGGCGGGTGGACACTGCGGTTCTACGCCCGCCGGGGACGGGAGCTGGCGCTGATCCCGTACGGGGTGAGCGGATGA
- a CDS encoding radical SAM-modified peptide, FtsH ternary system-associated: MHENIFVESLPDLISAEEYADHPDGRLIRLRIDCDDDGVRILGDALRPAELEALLRELGGGPTEQMLCG, translated from the coding sequence GTGCACGAGAACATCTTCGTCGAGTCACTGCCCGATCTGATCAGTGCCGAGGAGTATGCCGACCATCCGGACGGGCGACTGATCCGGCTGCGGATCGACTGCGACGACGACGGTGTGCGGATCCTCGGCGACGCCCTGCGCCCGGCCGAGCTGGAGGCGCTGCTGCGCGAGCTCGGCGGCGGACCGACGGAGCAGATGCTGTGCGGGTGA
- a CDS encoding AAA family ATPase, with product MTDVLDRDLLLLARTFVRRVEDIKNEFADRDQVLDVVALATLCQEHALLIGPPGTAKTGLLQRYAAMLDTHCFQYLLTKFTEPAELFGPVDVKKFQEDGVYQVKTAGMLPESKLAFLDEIFQGSSAILNSLLTIVNERVFHNGADFIRTDLLSIFGASNEMPDDPVLEAFCDRFLFRCRLDYVPEDAIEHMLALGWRGEQAAASAATGRFPLEQLRTLQRAILGIDLDPVREPLTKLLYAFREEGIDFSDRRAVKSQKAIAASALLGGRARASVEDLAPIVHMWGSPQDEVSIRRIIESQGIPLDRTAADVRDLPEITYDLRHLRLQLEQVRSVEEHREVMRRLGALRHETQTHYPHAAMELAEIGRTQREVMERLREQVTGEDVWNV from the coding sequence ATGACCGACGTGCTGGACCGCGACCTGCTGCTGCTGGCCCGGACGTTCGTCCGGCGGGTCGAGGACATCAAGAACGAGTTCGCCGACCGGGACCAGGTGCTCGACGTGGTCGCGCTGGCCACGCTCTGCCAGGAGCACGCGCTGCTGATCGGGCCGCCCGGCACCGCCAAGACCGGGCTGCTGCAGCGGTACGCCGCCATGCTGGACACCCACTGCTTCCAGTACCTGCTGACCAAGTTCACCGAGCCGGCCGAGCTGTTCGGCCCGGTGGACGTGAAGAAGTTCCAGGAGGACGGCGTCTACCAGGTGAAGACGGCGGGCATGCTGCCGGAGTCCAAGCTGGCCTTCCTCGACGAGATCTTCCAGGGCAGCAGCGCCATCCTGAACTCGCTGCTGACCATCGTGAACGAGCGGGTCTTCCACAACGGCGCCGACTTCATCCGCACCGACCTGCTGAGCATCTTCGGCGCGTCCAACGAGATGCCCGACGACCCGGTCCTGGAGGCGTTCTGCGACCGGTTCCTGTTCCGCTGCCGGCTCGACTACGTGCCCGAGGACGCCATCGAGCACATGCTCGCGCTCGGCTGGCGCGGTGAGCAGGCGGCCGCGTCCGCGGCGACCGGCCGGTTCCCGCTGGAGCAGCTGCGCACCCTGCAACGGGCCATCCTCGGCATCGACCTGGACCCGGTCCGGGAGCCGCTGACCAAGCTGCTGTACGCGTTCCGCGAGGAGGGCATCGACTTCTCCGACCGGCGGGCGGTCAAGTCGCAGAAGGCGATCGCCGCCTCCGCGCTGCTCGGCGGCCGGGCCCGGGCGAGCGTGGAGGACCTGGCGCCGATCGTGCACATGTGGGGCAGCCCGCAGGACGAGGTGTCGATCCGCCGGATCATCGAGTCGCAGGGCATCCCGCTGGACCGGACCGCGGCCGATGTGCGGGACCTGCCGGAGATCACGTACGACCTGCGGCACCTGCGGCTGCAACTGGAGCAGGTCCGGTCGGTCGAGGAGCACCGCGAGGTGATGCGCCGGCTGGGGGCGCTGCGGCACGAGACCCAGACGCACTACCCGCACGCCGCGATGGAGCTGGCCGAGATCGGGCGTACCCAGCGGGAGGTCATGGAACGGCTGCGCGAGCAGGTCACCGGAGAGGACGTCTGGAATGTGTAA
- a CDS encoding HesA/MoeB/ThiF family protein, whose product MTARTAPDRYARQRLVPQWDQDRLAAATVVICGAGALGNEAAKNLALAGVGRLVLCDPDVVAASNLSRCVLFGPEDVGRPKVAAAAAALARLAPGVEVEQRPADLVRGAGLGELAGAVTLGCLDSRQGRLQLLGRCALAEAPLVDGGTSPWGGEVRIRLSAADACYACALTARQRADPDARIGCDAPRGERARPASIVSTSIVAGWLTQAALRILFGVPPAWRFLEIDGLTGGTAPVRVSRDPDCLHHRPLGRAQPIPVSARSTVADLVAACTAVTGEPDAEPQSWAPFAIPTRCRRCGTERIPDAGQGPGSVACPACGGPVRLRVSQDLRGRPPRTRLAELGVPAEEIVTVRSPKGSFTWVRLAR is encoded by the coding sequence ATGACCGCCCGCACCGCCCCGGACCGGTACGCCCGGCAGCGCCTGGTCCCGCAGTGGGATCAGGACCGCCTCGCCGCCGCGACGGTGGTGATCTGCGGGGCCGGCGCGCTCGGCAACGAGGCGGCGAAGAACCTGGCCCTGGCCGGGGTGGGCCGGCTGGTCCTCTGCGACCCGGACGTGGTCGCCGCGTCCAACCTGAGCCGCTGCGTGCTGTTCGGCCCGGAGGACGTGGGCCGGCCCAAGGTGGCGGCGGCCGCCGCGGCGCTGGCCCGGCTGGCGCCCGGCGTCGAGGTCGAGCAGCGCCCGGCCGACCTGGTGCGCGGCGCCGGGCTCGGCGAGCTGGCCGGCGCGGTGACGCTCGGCTGCCTGGACAGCCGGCAGGGCCGGTTGCAGCTGCTCGGCCGGTGCGCGCTGGCCGAGGCGCCGCTGGTCGACGGCGGCACCTCGCCGTGGGGTGGCGAGGTGCGGATCCGGCTGTCGGCCGCCGACGCCTGTTACGCGTGCGCGCTGACCGCCCGGCAGCGGGCCGATCCGGACGCCCGGATCGGCTGTGACGCCCCGCGCGGCGAGCGGGCCCGGCCGGCGTCCATCGTGTCCACCTCGATAGTGGCCGGCTGGCTCACCCAGGCGGCGTTGCGGATCCTCTTCGGGGTGCCGCCGGCCTGGCGGTTCCTGGAGATCGACGGGCTGACCGGCGGCACCGCCCCGGTCCGGGTGTCCCGCGACCCGGACTGCCTGCACCACCGCCCGCTCGGCCGGGCCCAGCCGATCCCGGTGAGCGCCCGGTCGACAGTCGCCGACCTGGTCGCCGCCTGCACCGCGGTGACCGGGGAGCCGGACGCCGAGCCGCAGTCCTGGGCGCCGTTCGCGATACCGACCCGGTGCCGGCGGTGCGGCACCGAGCGGATCCCGGACGCCGGTCAGGGCCCGGGCAGTGTCGCGTGCCCGGCCTGCGGCGGCCCGGTCCGGCTGCGGGTCAGCCAGGACCTGCGCGGCCGGCCACCGCGGACCCGGCTCGCCGAGCTCGGCGTCCCGGCCGAGGAGATCGTCACCGTCCGTTCGCCGAAGGGGAGCTTCACATGGGTACGCCTGGCGCGCTGA
- a CDS encoding ATP-binding protein, with protein sequence MTPRRRELVVVPLARAGFEDAHVLADDGLTLGELLREQPAFVGEPLTPADLTIRVSRLHLLIEDPDPARAMYWPPGIEVAGRTVTAPQQAEPTEAKASGVVLADDGHPAELDDRRVVLIAHDLEITRAAAYLDSGLSVLIRCEKLLVEHLVAEIAGRAGRRVRTVEATEPASDVLGIAPSRRQQVLAGLQTLVRDAKPADVVVVPHLDLLAGGSDATLNAEARELTDVLYERSGCVLLAFTDPSLVIPEVLANRFAVRVAIDILPREVRTQSGDRVPAGTALVTRDEAALFRGFDPMTLYKHIAGFNAVRLRHALRYAYHQHRGTTSTFEVLIAELRTFKARTSSAFEVPNVSFTAIGGYDDIKRELHRALKIIRFADDLPERMRHDLVPRGFIFHGPPGTGKTLFAKAIANAFDATILVVSGPEITDMYVGEGERKVREIFAEARRNAPAVIVFDEFDSIASRRSGRDDGGNRAGNAMVAQLLTEMDGFRPEVPVVVIGTTNRIDIIDDALLRPSRFKPIRIDLPDEPARRHIARVHADHFEVPVSDELLDGIARATEKMNGDEIRSIFRDARADELVGEPPVPADAYRLGTLIGLQRRAAQERDVDRDQTQPRRPGHRPRMIVLSATPSTEEPA encoded by the coding sequence ATGACGCCGCGCCGCCGTGAACTGGTCGTGGTGCCGCTGGCCCGGGCCGGCTTCGAGGACGCCCACGTGCTGGCCGACGACGGCCTGACCCTCGGTGAGCTGCTGCGTGAGCAACCGGCGTTCGTCGGTGAGCCGCTCACCCCGGCCGACCTGACGATCCGGGTGAGCCGCCTGCACCTGCTGATCGAGGATCCGGACCCGGCCCGGGCGATGTACTGGCCGCCGGGGATCGAGGTGGCCGGGCGTACCGTTACCGCTCCGCAGCAGGCGGAGCCCACCGAGGCGAAGGCGTCCGGCGTGGTGCTCGCCGACGACGGGCATCCGGCGGAGCTCGACGATCGGCGGGTCGTGCTGATCGCCCACGACCTGGAGATCACCCGGGCCGCGGCGTACCTGGACAGTGGTCTCTCGGTGTTGATCCGCTGCGAGAAACTGCTGGTCGAGCACCTGGTCGCGGAGATCGCCGGGCGGGCCGGGCGGCGGGTGCGCACGGTGGAGGCGACCGAGCCGGCCAGCGACGTGCTGGGCATCGCACCGAGCCGGCGGCAGCAGGTGCTGGCCGGGTTGCAGACCCTGGTCCGGGACGCCAAACCGGCCGACGTCGTGGTGGTGCCGCACCTCGACCTGCTCGCCGGGGGCAGCGACGCGACCCTGAACGCCGAGGCGCGGGAGCTGACCGACGTGCTCTACGAGCGCAGTGGCTGCGTGCTGCTCGCCTTCACCGACCCGTCGCTGGTGATCCCGGAGGTGCTGGCCAACCGGTTCGCGGTCCGGGTGGCGATCGACATCCTGCCGCGCGAGGTGCGCACCCAGAGCGGCGACCGGGTGCCGGCCGGGACCGCCCTGGTCACCCGGGACGAGGCGGCGCTGTTCCGCGGGTTCGACCCGATGACGCTCTACAAGCACATCGCCGGGTTCAACGCGGTACGGCTGCGGCACGCCCTGCGCTACGCCTACCACCAGCACCGGGGCACCACCTCCACGTTCGAGGTGCTGATCGCCGAGCTGCGCACGTTCAAGGCGCGCACCTCCAGTGCCTTCGAGGTGCCGAACGTCAGCTTCACCGCGATCGGTGGTTACGACGACATCAAGCGGGAGCTGCACCGCGCCCTGAAGATCATCCGGTTCGCCGACGACCTGCCCGAGCGGATGCGGCACGACCTGGTGCCCCGCGGGTTCATCTTCCACGGGCCGCCGGGCACCGGGAAGACGCTGTTCGCCAAGGCGATAGCGAACGCCTTCGACGCCACCATCCTGGTCGTCTCCGGCCCGGAGATCACCGACATGTACGTCGGGGAGGGCGAGCGCAAGGTCCGGGAGATCTTCGCCGAGGCCCGCCGGAACGCCCCCGCCGTGATCGTCTTCGACGAGTTCGACTCGATCGCGTCCCGGCGCAGCGGCCGCGACGACGGCGGCAACCGGGCCGGCAACGCCATGGTGGCGCAGCTGCTCACCGAGATGGACGGGTTCCGCCCGGAGGTGCCGGTGGTGGTGATCGGCACCACCAACCGGATCGACATCATCGACGACGCGCTGCTGCGCCCCAGCCGGTTCAAGCCGATCCGGATCGACCTGCCCGACGAGCCGGCCCGCCGGCACATCGCCCGGGTGCACGCCGACCACTTCGAGGTGCCGGTCAGCGACGAGCTGCTGGACGGGATCGCCCGGGCCACCGAGAAGATGAACGGCGACGAGATCCGGTCGATCTTCCGGGACGCGCGGGCCGACGAGCTGGTCGGCGAGCCGCCGGTGCCGGCCGACGCGTACCGGCTGGGCACCCTGATCGGCCTGCAGCGGCGGGCCGCGCAGGAACGTGACGTGGACCGGGACCAGACGCAGCCGCGCCGGCCCGGCCACCGCCCCCGCATGATCGTGCTGAGCGCGACGCCGTCTACCGAGGAGCCCGCATGA
- a CDS encoding molecular chaperone DnaJ: MCNPRRIQVSATRHLAQEWERQLERVVQRSAEVLGEARIAENLGASLGRPTLIALERVLERSPAWRRDGETYRLELDGGYVAYHLDRRELEIVAQVRDRIAATGRAATRVSGSIDTEVSASGEGVYYDDGWGRLTPADARREARRNLAENLDRAEETERLRAYAAAEREHGGDLEAAAGQEADAKLAHDRAVVSAELRRKAAALITEVGAAGRAAFHAVLAEAYRDAIMAYARVRGATNLVMTEENGVVDIQFEIGA; encoded by the coding sequence ATGTGTAATCCACGGCGGATCCAGGTCAGCGCCACCCGGCACCTGGCGCAGGAGTGGGAGCGGCAGCTGGAGCGGGTGGTCCAGCGCAGCGCGGAGGTGCTCGGCGAGGCCCGGATCGCGGAGAACCTCGGCGCGTCGCTGGGCCGGCCGACGCTGATCGCGCTGGAGCGGGTGCTGGAACGCAGCCCGGCGTGGCGGCGGGACGGGGAGACGTACCGGCTGGAGCTGGACGGCGGGTACGTGGCGTACCACCTGGACCGGCGCGAGCTGGAGATCGTCGCGCAGGTGCGGGACCGGATCGCGGCCACCGGCCGGGCGGCGACCCGGGTGTCCGGGTCCATCGACACCGAGGTGTCGGCGAGCGGCGAGGGCGTCTACTACGACGACGGGTGGGGCCGGCTGACCCCGGCCGACGCCCGCCGGGAGGCCCGGCGGAACCTCGCCGAGAACCTGGACCGGGCCGAGGAGACGGAACGGCTGCGGGCGTACGCGGCGGCCGAGCGCGAGCACGGCGGTGACCTGGAGGCGGCCGCCGGGCAGGAGGCCGACGCCAAGCTCGCCCACGACCGGGCGGTGGTCTCGGCGGAGCTGCGGCGCAAGGCCGCCGCGCTGATCACCGAGGTGGGCGCGGCCGGGCGGGCCGCGTTCCACGCCGTGCTGGCCGAGGCGTACCGGGACGCGATCATGGCGTACGCCCGGGTACGCGGTGCCACCAACCTGGTGATGACCGAGGAGAACGGCGTCGTCGACATCCAGTTCGAGATCGGCGCCTGA
- a CDS encoding effector-associated domain EAD1-containing protein has product MGTPGALSGEPERFRMSGPEARLTPDEQDDLRDELARVFSDERSALRLVQQIRFPRARIPNWAGSTPEDWWEDIFVELANGIIATPYRSLIVATLRRYRENALCVRLAERYGLFGEDAPELEPKLKARAAAVLPFPATAKPVPGQCHVICRARTEEDLARVRGTLEALGLGPEEVWSTGTAASYRINTGDVAAARRRLITTDLAFILVAPGEPDYLFRELFFQGPDGSRFRVTDAPAQQTVGGLAGDVVREYTSLGDAGIRPTVVDRLDEEGERHRLDADQTLHEAGIRDGDSFRIGFEGTAGVVNPLDRQDALYRAKRQILGYAGNHPGFVVAANSPTLPTEYEFAFEQPGFGPPRVPGGEPVRVDHHEVLMQLGPEFPEKAPTVFWLSPVFHPNVYPNYDSDAARAEPNAQGLVCLGMLSEGWYPGLDLREVCQTLVEIAGYRNYDLFQPTGDVTLEGAEVRANFFDATAAAWAHGNQAAIEAVGGRPLARRVREPEYPNVIESLD; this is encoded by the coding sequence ATGGGTACGCCTGGCGCGCTGAGCGGCGAGCCGGAACGCTTCCGCATGTCCGGGCCGGAGGCCCGGCTGACCCCCGACGAGCAGGACGACCTGCGCGACGAGCTGGCCCGGGTGTTCAGCGACGAGCGCAGCGCGCTGCGGCTGGTCCAGCAGATCCGGTTCCCGCGGGCGCGGATCCCGAACTGGGCCGGGTCCACCCCGGAGGACTGGTGGGAGGACATCTTCGTCGAGCTGGCCAACGGGATCATCGCGACGCCGTACCGGAGCCTGATCGTGGCCACCCTGCGCCGGTACCGGGAGAACGCGCTCTGTGTCCGGCTGGCCGAGCGGTACGGGCTGTTCGGCGAGGACGCCCCGGAGCTGGAGCCGAAACTGAAGGCGCGGGCCGCGGCGGTGCTGCCGTTCCCGGCGACGGCCAAGCCGGTGCCCGGGCAGTGCCACGTGATCTGCCGGGCCCGTACCGAGGAGGACCTGGCCCGGGTGCGCGGCACGCTGGAGGCGCTGGGCCTGGGGCCGGAGGAGGTGTGGTCGACGGGCACCGCGGCGTCCTACCGGATCAACACCGGGGACGTGGCCGCGGCCCGGCGCCGGCTGATCACCACCGACCTGGCGTTCATCCTGGTCGCGCCGGGTGAGCCGGACTACCTGTTCCGGGAGCTGTTCTTCCAGGGGCCGGACGGCTCGCGGTTCCGGGTCACCGACGCGCCGGCCCAGCAGACCGTCGGCGGGTTGGCCGGTGACGTGGTCCGGGAGTACACCTCGCTGGGCGACGCCGGGATACGCCCGACGGTGGTGGACCGGCTCGACGAGGAGGGCGAGCGGCACCGGCTGGACGCCGATCAGACGCTGCACGAGGCCGGGATCCGGGACGGCGACAGCTTCCGGATCGGGTTCGAGGGCACCGCCGGCGTGGTCAACCCGCTGGACCGGCAGGACGCGCTGTACCGGGCGAAACGGCAGATCCTCGGGTACGCCGGCAACCACCCGGGTTTCGTGGTGGCCGCCAATTCGCCGACCCTGCCCACCGAGTACGAGTTCGCCTTCGAGCAGCCCGGCTTCGGCCCGCCCCGGGTGCCCGGCGGCGAGCCGGTCCGGGTCGACCACCACGAGGTGCTGATGCAGCTCGGCCCGGAGTTCCCGGAGAAGGCGCCGACGGTGTTCTGGCTGTCCCCGGTCTTCCACCCGAACGTCTACCCGAACTATGACAGCGACGCGGCCCGCGCCGAGCCGAACGCGCAGGGCCTGGTCTGCCTCGGGATGCTCTCCGAGGGCTGGTATCCGGGCCTGGACCTGCGCGAGGTGTGCCAGACCCTGGTGGAGATCGCCGGGTACCGCAACTACGACCTGTTCCAGCCGACCGGCGACGTGACCCTGGAGGGTGCCGAGGTGCGGGCGAACTTCTTCGATGCCACGGCGGCCGCCTGGGCGCACGGCAACCAGGCGGCGATCGAGGCGGTCGGCGGCCGGCCGCTGGCCCGGCGGGTCCGCGAGCCGGAGTACCCGAATGTCATCGAGTCCCTGGACTGA